Within the Trichoderma breve strain T069 chromosome 3, whole genome shotgun sequence genome, the region CCTCACCCTGATCGAGCAGTACACAGAATACTTTGAAAGGAACACTCACCTTCTCCCTACTGCGCTCAGTCTTCTATTCAAAGAGGTGTCGGATCACTCAATGGCCTTGCCAGCATCCAAGTCCATCCATCGACTCTGCTCATCTTGTCGGTTACATCTCTATCCCGAAATGGACAATCTACTGGCCGAGTATCAGAAGTTGATCGCTACGGCGTCCCTCGATTGCATTTCTCGTGAGAAGATTGTTGGTGCGCTTGCGTCCATTGCTCAAGCTAATCCAGAAGATGACGAGAGGTATGCCGCTTGTTCAGGGCTACTTGCTTTCATACAAGACGATGTGCAAAAATCTATGACACTGGTGAATATCACCAATGATGAAGCATTACCGCATCAAATGGAAATGCCTTGCCCTGATATCGCCCCTCAAGAGCACATTGGCTTGCATATTGCGCTGAGGGCCCTGAGGTGTCTAGCAAGCATGGGAAAGGGTCTACAGTCACCTCCGGAGTTCTCTATTGATCTCGAGGCAGTTTCTCCTCAGAAGGTACAGACGCCTAAACTGGTTGAGCTTCAGAAACAAGTCATaggcatcatcgtcgagaTCCAGAACGTATTCAAGGGAAGTTCGGAAGTCACGGAGCTCATATGCAGCGTTCTTCGCAGCGGCTTCTCCGAAACCGAGCCGGGGCCGTTCGTTCTCACCCCCGATGATATAGTAGCTTTTCTGGTGGGACATTCAAAAGACACACCTAGAATTGGCATCATTGTCAGCATGGCGTGTTCGTTTGTTAGTTCCCTATCTCCCCACACGATAGGCCAGTATCACAAGATACTCTCAGAGGTTCTTGTTTGGGTAATCGGGCTGTTGAAACAGCTTCCCGGTAAGAAGCTCGATAAATTTTACCTCGGAGTGATAACACCCTATATTAACATGCAAGAGCAGAACCCGGAGCAGAGCCTGAACTTGTGCAGAACGGCATTGATCTCGTGAGCCGGCTGCTGACGAGGAGCCCTGGCACTTTTATCAGACTCGAACCATCAGACGCAATCGAGTTCTTTTTCCTATTCACATTGCAAGTTTTGGATGGAAAGGAGCCGTTGCCTAAggcagccgccgccgaaTTTTGGGTACGCAATTCTTGAAAGCCCCCCTGCCATTCATGATCGTGGCATCTTGCAGCTTGCTAACACTTGAACAGACTGCGTTTGTCGGCACgcgaggagatgaagaagagctgcaggACACTTTCCAGAGGGCTATGGATACTCTAGGGCCATTGCTTGGCCAATCCCTTGCCCGAAACATTGGAGGCAACGCCCTGCGTAGTGAGCTGGATCGACTGTGTGAACCCTTGAGGAAGCTTGTGACCAGATACCCAATGTCCAAAGACTGGCTCCAGTCCGGGCTGGACCATCCTTCATTCCCGAGCGAAAAGGTTTCAGCAGAGCAGAAGTCGCTCTTTGTGAAGAAAATAATCAGGTACACTACATATGTTATGGGTTTCATTCATAACTGCTGTGCTAACTCATATCTATAGTCTTAGAGGCTCTCGAACGACAAATCAGGTCGTAAGAGATTTCTGGTTATCCGCGAGGGGTGCCAACTTTGCATACGCATCATGAGTCGACAATGGCCTGGGTTGGTCATGATTCCGTGACAGGATagaaagagaagcaaaagataCACAATACCATAGATATGCAATCACATGTTTACCCCCATGTTATGTTCTGTGCCGAGTGTGGTTGGCCAAATCAATATTGGCGACTGCTATCATCATACTCATACATGCCTATACTATACAGGGTGATCTTACACTCAACGGACAAGGAAATATGACGTGCAAAAGTTCAAGACGCTGATACCCCCGAAAGACTTCTTACAGCCCAACTGCAGTTTTCACGATATCCATCGTTTCCTTTGCACTTTCCTGGGCTTTGCGTGCACCGTGTTGCTCTATCTTGTCAAGATACGAATCATTTGCACTTAGATCGAGATATCGATCCCGAATGCCTTGTAACCCAGTCAATAGAGCATCTGCGACTGCTTCTTTGAAGATTTTGGGTGATGCATCAGCATATGCTTGAGCCAGTTGAGCCGGACTGCGCCTTTCTGTATCAAAGACTGAGAAGATTTCCAgcaagttggagatgcctgGGCGTGTAGCTGGATCATAGGAGATTCCTGGGGTTGAGTCTGTCAGGGCGGTGGCGATCTTGGAGCGAATGTCCTGCGGCGAATCGGTGATTAAGATTCTGGACCGCTGTGCTTCGTGAGACTTTGACATTTTACTTGTGGGTTCCGTCAGGGACATGATGCGCTGGGCGGGGGCTGTCTTTCAGTGAGCTGGCTGTGGGTAAGATGAAAGGGGAAGAGggtgatggcatcaagcATACAGACGATGGTCTCTGGGTGGACGAGATGGTTTCCGTACGCATGGTTGAAGTTTGTGACACATTCACGTGCAAACTCCaggtgttgttgctggtcATGGCCGACGGGCACATGAGTTGCCCTTGGGGTAAACTCATCAGCCACTGTGTTGATCTAGATCTGGGAGAGACATATATTGCCAAGCTTACCGGTGGACGAGGATGTCAGCGGCCTGCAGCACGGGATACGAAAATAAGCCCAGCTTCAGTCGGGAGCCGACAGATTTGTTCTCCAGcgttgaggatgaggccaGACTGAGTTTGCTCTGAGGCGGGTTCAGTGTCAACAGGGGATTTGTTTGAAGGCCAGTTTGGGTGTCTATCTACCTTCCACTGCGTCATTCTCGACAGGTATCCTACGGAGGCAGTACAAGCAAGAATCCACATGAGCTCAGAGTGAGCCGGCACCTACAGGCAAACGTTATTTCATAATTCGCAGCAACGCTTAGActaaagggaaaaggaaaccaACGGAAGATTGGTAAAAAATGGTGCATCGCTCGGGATCCAAGCCAATGGCAAGGAGGGCGGCCAGAACTTCTCTCTTGCGCTGCCTCAGCGTCTCGGGCTTCTGCGGGACGGTAATAGCATGGAGGTCAACGATGGAGTAGATCAGCTTGGTCGAGGCTTGCTCCTCTCGTTGAAGATTGACCCATTGCCTCAGAGCTCCGACATAATTGCCTAGATGCGGCACTCCGGTGGGTTGGATGCCGGAGAAGACGACACGAGGCCGTAGCGATTGCTTTGCTACAGTGAGTCGTTGCATCTATGCCGCCCGTGATTcaactcttttctttcttttctttttcctcttttttttttctttttccttttttcttcttcctctgttAGTTGCCTTTATTTATCTCATCAGCAATATAGAATGAATCAATGGACTGAAGTGGAAAAAAAGTTTCAGGCCTTGCATGATTTCGGGAGCAGAATTTCCATATCGGCGCTAGTGAGTTTAAGCTACAGCATTTGGCTGGCTTAAACGGGTGCTAAATTGTTTAAATTGGGTACCTGTTTCTGTTTGGTGCTCCAATTGCTACGAGCAGTCGTGTGAGGGTATATGATTGTTACATACAAGTTGAAGTATACAAGACTATTTTTTGATAgacaagcaaagcaaaagcaaagtgAAACAAAACCTGCAATCCAGACTCCAAACCGTGTAAAGATAGACAGAGAGACTCATAAATAAACATGCGCCTTCACCCAGCTGCAGAAGAGTCAGCAGTGACTTCCATCTCATCGTTGCCCTGATCCGAGTCCGGCACCGTCGCAAAGTTGAGGTGCTTCCAGTCCTCGAGCTCCTCGGTGATGGACCTCATACGGTCTCTGATGCTCTCAATGGCGTAGCTgcccagcaacagccgcAATGGCGGATACGAGCAGTGGCCCAGCTGCCAGACCAGCTCGGCGCACTTGACGGCGCTGGTGGGCTGGCGATCGCCCAGCCACTGCACCATGCGCTTTGCGTGCAGGGCCGGCGAAGTCGAGGTCGAATAATGCTCGCTGGGcggcttgatgaagaaatggcCCCAGGTCGGCAGCGGGTTGGTGTCCGAGTCGGGCTCGTCGCGCCGCACCAGGCCGGGCTCGATCAGCGTCGCCTTGACGTGGAAGGCGTCCGTCTCGTACAGCAGCGCCTCGATCAAGCCCTCGACGGCGTACTTGGAGGCGCAATAGGGTCCTAATCCGGGGACTCCCAGGGCGCCGGACGTTGAGCTGAAGATGAGGTAGCGGCCGGCCTGCTGGCGACGGAAGTAGGGCAGCGTGGCGTGGATGATGTGCAGCGTGCCCATGAAGTTTGTCTCAAACTGGTTGCGCAGGTCGTGCTCGTCCTGGTCCTCGCAGGCGCCGATGACGCCGTAGCCCGAGCAGTTGGCGACGACGTCGACGCGGCCGAAGCGGTCCATGACCTGCCGGAAGACGCGGTTGACAGACTCGCGCGACCGCACGTCGCACAGCAGGCCCAGGCAGTTCTCGTGGATGCCCTGCATGTCCTCGGGCCGCGACTCGAAGACGCGGCCGACGGAGCAGACAAGATCGCCGTGCGAGAGGGCGGACTTGACCAGCGACCGGCCCATGTGACCGGTGCCGCCAAAGATCTGATTGAAATATCACGACGAATCAGTCATTTTGGGGGAATTTCTCGATAGAATTTTGAAATTTCATATGAAAGGACAAGGAAGGACAAACAATCCAAACCAGCTGCTTTGTCGGCCCGTTGGGCACAGGCGGATCGCAGCTCGCCGGCAGCTGCAGTCGCGGACGCGACGCTTCGCCCGACTCGCTGCGGTTCTCCATGATTTCGAATTCGACACAACTGACAGTCGAATTCTCCCAGGTTTGAAGTCTACGCCTCTTGGCAGTGCAGCAGCCGCGTCTCGCCGGAACAAGGCATAGACGTCGGGCGATACTGTGTGAATAGCGAAAGTGTCATTTCTCGAGGCGTTTGAGCTGAAGGGAAAGGCGAGATGCCGATGCagccttgtcttgttttATAAAGGACACACCGCCAAGGGGGGCTATGGGCTATTGATTAGGTTCCATCCGAACAGGTCCGTCGTCAGTCAGttcagccctttttttttttt harbors:
- a CDS encoding short chain dehydrogenase domain-containing protein; translation: MENRSESGEASRPRLQLPASCDPPVPNGPTKQLVWIIFGGTGHMGRSLVKSALSHGDLVCSVGRVFESRPEDMQGIHENCLGLLCDVRSRESVNRVFRQVMDRFGRVDVVANCSGYGVIGACEDQDEHDLRNQFETNFMGTLHIIHATLPYFRRQQAGRYLIFSSTSGALGVPGLGPYCASKYAVEGLIEALLYETDAFHVKATLIEPGLVRRDEPDSDTNPLPTWGHFFIKPPSEHYSTSTSPALHAKRMVQWLGDRQPTSAVKCAELVWQLGHCSYPPLRLLLGSYAIESIRDRMRSITEELEDWKHLNFATVPDSDQGNDEMEVTADSSAAG
- a CDS encoding tRNA synthetases class I (W and y) domain-containing protein is translated as MQRLTVAKQSLRPRVVFSGIQPTGVPHLGNYVGALRQWVNLQREEQASTKLIYSIVDLHAITVPQKPETLRQRKREVLAALLAIGLDPERCTIFYQSSVPAHSELMWILACTASVGYLSRMTQWKSKLSLASSSTLENKSVGSRLKLGLFSYPVLQAADILVHRATHVPVGHDQQQHLEFARECVTNFNHAYGNHLVHPETIVSPAQRIMSLTEPTSKMSKSHEAQRSRILITDSPQDIRSKIATALTDSTPGISYDPATRPGISNLLEIFSVFDTERRSPAQLAQAYADASPKIFKEAVADALLTGLQGIRDRYLDLSANDSYLDKIEQHGARKAQESAKETMDIVKTAVGL